A section of the Humulus lupulus chromosome 2, drHumLupu1.1, whole genome shotgun sequence genome encodes:
- the LOC133814369 gene encoding uncharacterized protein LOC133814369 encodes MDRRTFAIFCHHLRTIGGLKGTKNMDVEEMVAMFLHIVSHDIKNRIMRRQFAHSGETVSRQFNAVLNAVLRLHELLLKKHEPILGSSTDERWKWFKNCLGALDGTYIKVNVSALERPRYRTRKSEIATNVLGVVSQDMQFIYVLPGWEGSAADSRVLRDAISRTNGLKFPQGFLAPYRGQRYHLNDWDIPPNTPVEFFNMKHSSARNVVERAFGLLKGRWAILRGRSYYPVKIQCQIILACCLLHNLIRREIPIDPLEQAIGESVEDNCDEDESVGNDHYTHIKISNAWTSWRDNLAREMFDQWRNRRHT; translated from the exons ATGGATAGGAGAACATTTGCCATTTTTTGTCACCACCTTAGAACTATTGGGGGTTTGAAAGGAACCAAAAATATGGATGTTGAAGAAATGGTTGCTATGTTTTTACATATTGTATCTCATGACATTAAGAATAGAATTATGAGACGACAATTTGCACATTCGGGTGAAACAGTTAGTAGACAATTTAATGCGGTTTTAAATGCTGTGTTGCGCCTTCATGAGTTATTGTTAAAAAAACATGAACCAATTCTTGGTAGTTCAACTGATGAGAGATGGAAGTGGTTTAAGAATTGTTTGGGAGCACTAGATGGTACATACATTAAAGTCAATGTTTCCGCCTTAGAGAGGCCTAGGTACCGAACTAGAAAGAGCGAAATTGCTACTAATGTATTAGGTGTAGTCTCACAAGATATGCAATTTATTTATGTCTTACCTGGATGGGAAGGATCAGCTGCCGACTCTAGAGTGTTACGAGATGCCATATCTAGGACAAATGGGTTGAAATTTCCACAAG GCTTCTTAGCACCATATAGAGGACAACGATATCACTTGAATGATTGGGATATCCCACCTAATACACCTGTTGAATTTTTCAATATGAAACATTCTTCAGCTCGAAATGTAGTAGAGAGAGCATTTGGACTATTGAAGGGGCGATGGGCAATTCTTAGAGGTAGATCATACTATCCTGTCAAAATTCAATGTCAAATTATTTTGGCATGCTGCCTTCTTCACAACTTGATTAGAAGAGAAATTCCTATCGATCCTCTAGAACAAGCAATAGGGGAAAGTGTGGAGGACAATTGTGATGAAGATGAAAGTGTAGGCAATGATCATTATACACATATTAAAATATCTAATGCTTGGACTTCTTGGAGAGACAACTTAGCTAGAGAGATGTTTGACCAATGGCGCAACAGGAGGCATACATAA